In Stenotrophomonas sp. ESTM1D_MKCIP4_1, a single genomic region encodes these proteins:
- a CDS encoding phosphatidate cytidylyltransferase has product MTKTRVLAALIMAPVAIAAILLLPTQWLAAAAAAVFLIGLWEWLKLAGIEDTLARTVLLVLNLLLMVLMVWADGSSLVLFQLATLVGVGWWLAALVWLRFFTFGAQPGSPARILKLLAGTLAIVPAWASLVLIHAGGDPPGHQGHLWLLAALALVWAADSGAYFAGRHFGKHKLAPRISPNKTWEGLFGGLLAGVAVAVGLGWLAGVDLAHLPGLLVTSVVAVFASVLGDLYESLIKRHAGAKDSGHLIPGHGGVLDRVDGVLAALPVFALGKEIFGF; this is encoded by the coding sequence ATGACCAAGACCCGAGTTCTCGCCGCGCTGATCATGGCGCCGGTGGCCATCGCCGCGATCCTGCTGCTGCCCACCCAGTGGCTGGCTGCCGCCGCCGCCGCCGTGTTCCTGATCGGCCTGTGGGAATGGCTGAAGCTGGCCGGCATCGAAGATACCCTGGCCCGTACCGTGCTGCTGGTGCTGAACCTGCTGCTGATGGTGCTGATGGTGTGGGCCGACGGCAGTTCGCTGGTGCTGTTCCAGCTGGCCACCCTGGTCGGCGTGGGGTGGTGGCTGGCCGCCCTGGTCTGGCTGCGCTTCTTCACCTTCGGCGCGCAGCCGGGCAGCCCGGCACGCATCCTCAAGCTGCTTGCCGGCACCCTGGCCATCGTCCCGGCCTGGGCCTCGCTGGTGCTGATCCATGCCGGCGGTGATCCGCCCGGCCACCAGGGCCACCTGTGGCTGCTGGCCGCGCTGGCGCTGGTGTGGGCCGCCGATTCGGGCGCCTATTTCGCCGGCCGCCATTTCGGCAAGCACAAGCTGGCCCCGCGCATCAGCCCCAACAAGACCTGGGAAGGCCTGTTCGGCGGCCTGCTGGCCGGCGTTGCCGTCGCGGTGGGCCTGGGCTGGCTGGCCGGGGTGGATCTGGCGCACCTGCCGGGCCTGCTGGTCACCTCGGTGGTGGCCGTGTTCGCCTCGGTACTGGGCGACCTGTACGAAAGCCTGATCAAGCGCCATGCCGGCGCCAAGGACTCGGGCCACCTCATTCCTGGCCACGGCGGCGTGCTGGACCGCGTCGACGGTGTGCTGGCCGCCCTGCCGGTGTTCGCGCTGGGCAAGGAAATCTTCGGATTCTGA
- the fabZ gene encoding 3-hydroxyacyl-ACP dehydratase FabZ encodes MSQPQTLPDMAQIQTLLPHRYPFLLVDKVLSIDYEKRTIVATKNVSINEPFFQGHFPNQPIMPGVLIIEAMAQAGGVLTQLTLGRDSQSKLFYMVKVDKARFTKQVVPGDVLEMHVEIKRVIRNMAVYDCVAKVDGEVVACAEVLCAGTRE; translated from the coding sequence ATGAGCCAGCCCCAGACCCTGCCGGACATGGCACAGATCCAGACGCTGCTGCCGCACCGCTACCCGTTCCTGCTGGTCGACAAAGTGCTGTCGATCGACTACGAGAAGCGCACGATCGTCGCCACCAAGAACGTCAGCATCAACGAGCCGTTCTTCCAGGGCCATTTCCCCAACCAGCCGATCATGCCGGGTGTGCTGATCATCGAAGCCATGGCCCAGGCCGGCGGCGTGCTGACCCAGCTCACCCTGGGCCGCGATTCGCAGTCCAAGCTGTTCTACATGGTCAAGGTCGACAAGGCCCGCTTCACCAAGCAGGTGGTGCCGGGTGACGTGCTGGAAATGCACGTGGAGATCAAGCGTGTGATCCGCAACATGGCTGTGTATGACTGCGTGGCCAAGGTGGACGGCGAAGTCGTCGCCTGCGCCGAGGTGCTGTGCGCCGGCACCCGCGAATGA
- the uppS gene encoding polyprenyl diphosphate synthase has translation MPSVPPPLPAALPRHVAIIMDGNGRWAQQRRRPRVIGHRAGARAVNRTIDRCLELGIPALTLFAFSSENWGRPQEEVDALMKLFLGALDREVDELHRRGVRVRFIGDRERFGAGLVSRMQLAEQRTADNTTLTLSIAASYGGRQDIARAARALAAEVAAGRLLPEQIDESLLGRQVALADLPPPDLFIRTGGDTRISNFLLWQLAYTELWFTEALWPDFDAGQLQQALDAFASRERRFGLTSAQIAALATETPSP, from the coding sequence ATGCCTTCAGTCCCGCCTCCGTTGCCGGCCGCCCTGCCCCGCCACGTTGCCATCATCATGGATGGCAACGGACGCTGGGCACAGCAGCGCCGCCGCCCGCGCGTGATCGGCCACCGTGCCGGTGCGCGCGCGGTCAACCGTACCATCGACCGCTGCCTTGAACTGGGCATCCCGGCGCTGACCCTGTTCGCGTTCTCCAGCGAGAACTGGGGCCGCCCGCAGGAAGAAGTCGATGCCCTGATGAAGCTGTTCCTCGGCGCGCTCGACCGTGAAGTGGACGAGCTGCACCGCCGCGGCGTGCGCGTGCGCTTCATCGGCGACCGCGAGCGCTTCGGCGCCGGGCTGGTCAGCCGCATGCAGCTGGCCGAACAGCGCACCGCCGACAACACCACGCTGACCCTGTCGATCGCCGCCAGTTACGGTGGCCGCCAGGACATCGCCCGCGCCGCCCGTGCGCTGGCGGCGGAAGTAGCCGCCGGCCGCCTGCTGCCCGAGCAGATCGACGAATCGCTGCTGGGCCGCCAGGTCGCCCTGGCCGACCTGCCGCCGCCGGACCTGTTCATCCGTACCGGTGGCGATACCCGCATCAGCAACTTCCTGCTGTGGCAGCTGGCGTATACCGAACTGTGGTTCACCGAGGCACTGTGGCCGGACTTCGATGCCGGGCAACTGCAGCAGGCGCTGGACGCCTTTGCCAGCCGTGAGCGCCGCTTCGGCCTGACCAGCGCCCAGATCGCCGCCCTGGCCACCGAGACGCCCAGCCCATGA
- the frr gene encoding ribosome recycling factor yields the protein MLNDIKNNAQTRMAKSIDALKHTLTSIRTGRATPALLDRVTVNAYGNASTPLNQVASISNADAHSLLVTPFDKSMIKEIEKGLYNHEFTPNTLGAAIRINMPPPTEERRKELVKQVQKEGEGAKIAVRNIRQDANKEIAKLVKDKAISEDEKKRGEDDIQKLTDTSIKDVDKVVADKEKELLSV from the coding sequence ATGCTCAACGACATCAAGAACAACGCGCAGACGCGCATGGCCAAGAGCATCGACGCTCTGAAGCACACCCTCACCTCGATCCGCACCGGGCGTGCCACTCCCGCCCTGCTGGACCGCGTCACGGTCAATGCCTACGGCAACGCCAGCACCCCGCTGAACCAGGTCGCGTCGATCTCCAACGCCGATGCCCACTCGCTGCTGGTCACGCCCTTCGACAAGAGCATGATCAAGGAAATCGAGAAGGGCCTGTACAACCACGAGTTCACCCCGAACACGCTGGGCGCTGCCATCCGCATCAACATGCCGCCGCCGACCGAAGAGCGCCGCAAGGAACTGGTCAAGCAGGTGCAGAAGGAAGGCGAAGGCGCCAAGATCGCCGTGCGCAACATCCGCCAGGATGCGAACAAGGAAATCGCCAAGCTGGTCAAGGACAAGGCCATCAGCGAAGACGAGAAGAAGCGCGGCGAAGACGACATCCAGAAGCTGACCGACACCAGCATCAAGGACGTCGACAAGGTCGTCGCCGACAAGGAAAAGGAACTGTTGTCGGTCTGA
- the bamA gene encoding outer membrane protein assembly factor BamA translates to MTRLPNRRLLALALAAVTGAPALAQAAEPFTVSDIRVDGLQRISSGTVFTYLPVERGETVTDSKVGETIRALYKTGFFEDVQLDRQGSILVVTVKERPAINKLTVTGNKDIKSDQLLKGLSDIGLTEGGTFDRLSLDRVTQELRRQYNDRGKYNVDITPTVSPLDRNRVDIAIAIKEGKAAKIQHVNLVGTEKYDSKDILETWESKEHNWASWYRRDDQYSKEKLSGDLEKLNSWYLDRGYVDFSIDSTQVSISPDKRDMFLTAGVTEGNQYKISEIKVSGDTILPQEDVERMVIQRSGDTFSRALLEFSSDAITNSLSNIGYAFAKVNPIPTTNRAEQTVAVNMQVVPGPRVSVRRIIFKGNTRTSDEVMRREMRQFENSWYSQAAIDRSKIRLQRLGYFESVEVETPPVSGSNDQVDVVYNVKETTSGSFVFGLGYSQSYGMTTSVQLSQNNFLGGGNRVSVEASRSSYLQRYGFSYTNPYFTDDGVSLGYNLSWRELDYSDFNTAQYNSTNGSAQVVFGVPLTETDSVSLMFGIDSNQITTYQNATPQSIIDYINALGTKTFHAWRTELGWARDSRNDYFMPTRGTYQRVGLETTLPGSTVEYFKLNYQISKYWPIIPSLVINTRAEIGYGDSYGKDYIRDLCYTAPTDANPTPTQTVDCNTGSSDYVKTVKASGLPFYENFYAGGTNSVRGFEDNTLGPRSEAINGYSNGQPLGGSLKTVGSVEAYFPRLFDSPSARVSAFLDFGNVYNGVDNFKANELRVSTGVALLWRAPVGPISISYAFPLKKKDGDEIERLQFTFGGQF, encoded by the coding sequence ATGACGCGACTCCCCAATCGCCGCCTGCTGGCCCTCGCCCTCGCCGCCGTCACCGGCGCTCCCGCCCTGGCCCAGGCAGCCGAGCCCTTCACTGTCAGCGACATCCGCGTCGACGGCCTGCAGCGCATCAGTTCGGGTACGGTGTTCACCTACCTGCCGGTGGAACGTGGCGAAACGGTCACCGACAGCAAGGTCGGCGAGACCATCCGCGCCCTCTACAAGACCGGCTTCTTCGAGGACGTGCAGCTGGACCGCCAGGGCAGCATCCTGGTCGTGACCGTCAAGGAACGCCCGGCGATCAACAAGCTGACCGTGACCGGCAACAAGGACATCAAGTCCGACCAGCTGCTCAAGGGCCTGTCCGACATCGGCCTGACCGAAGGCGGCACCTTCGACCGCCTGAGCCTGGACCGCGTGACGCAGGAACTGCGCCGCCAGTACAACGACCGTGGCAAGTACAACGTCGACATCACCCCGACGGTGAGCCCGCTGGACCGCAACCGCGTGGACATCGCCATCGCGATCAAGGAAGGCAAGGCCGCCAAGATCCAGCACGTCAACCTGGTCGGTACCGAAAAGTACGACAGCAAGGACATCCTGGAGACCTGGGAATCCAAGGAGCACAACTGGGCGTCGTGGTACCGCCGCGATGACCAGTACTCCAAGGAAAAGCTGTCCGGTGACCTGGAAAAGCTGAACTCGTGGTACCTGGACCGTGGCTACGTCGATTTCAGCATCGACTCCACCCAGGTCTCGATCAGCCCGGACAAGCGCGACATGTTCTTGACCGCCGGCGTGACCGAGGGCAACCAGTACAAGATCTCCGAGATCAAGGTCAGCGGCGACACCATCCTTCCGCAGGAAGATGTCGAGCGCATGGTCATCCAGCGTTCCGGCGACACGTTCTCGCGTGCGCTGCTGGAATTCAGCTCCGATGCGATCACCAATTCGCTGTCGAACATCGGTTATGCGTTCGCCAAGGTGAACCCGATCCCGACAACCAACCGTGCCGAGCAGACCGTCGCGGTGAACATGCAGGTCGTCCCCGGCCCGCGCGTGTCGGTGCGCCGCATCATCTTCAAGGGCAACACCCGCACCTCCGACGAAGTGATGCGTCGCGAAATGCGCCAGTTCGAGAACAGCTGGTACTCGCAGGCCGCGATCGACCGTTCCAAGATCCGCCTGCAGCGCCTGGGCTACTTCGAGTCGGTGGAAGTGGAAACCCCGCCGGTCAGTGGCAGCAATGACCAGGTCGACGTGGTCTACAACGTGAAGGAAACCACGTCGGGCAGCTTCGTGTTCGGCCTGGGCTACTCGCAGTCGTACGGCATGACCACCTCGGTGCAGCTGTCGCAGAACAACTTCCTCGGCGGCGGCAACCGCGTGTCGGTCGAAGCCTCGCGCAGCAGCTACCTGCAGCGTTACGGCTTCAGCTACACCAACCCGTACTTCACCGATGACGGCGTGTCGCTGGGCTACAACCTGTCCTGGCGCGAACTGGATTACTCCGACTTCAACACCGCGCAGTACAACAGCACCAACGGTTCGGCGCAGGTGGTGTTCGGCGTGCCGCTCACCGAAACCGACAGCGTCTCGCTGATGTTCGGTATCGACAGCAACCAGATCACGACCTACCAGAACGCGACGCCGCAGTCGATCATCGACTACATCAATGCCCTGGGCACGAAGACGTTCCATGCATGGCGCACCGAGCTGGGCTGGGCGCGCGATTCGCGTAACGACTACTTCATGCCGACCCGTGGTACCTACCAGCGCGTCGGCCTGGAAACCACCCTGCCGGGTTCGACCGTCGAGTACTTCAAGCTGAACTACCAGATCAGCAAGTACTGGCCGATCATTCCGTCGCTGGTGATCAACACGCGTGCTGAAATCGGCTACGGCGACAGCTATGGCAAGGATTACATCCGCGACCTCTGCTACACCGCGCCTACCGACGCCAATCCGACCCCCACGCAGACCGTCGACTGCAACACCGGTTCCTCGGACTACGTGAAGACCGTCAAGGCTTCGGGCCTGCCGTTCTACGAGAACTTCTATGCCGGCGGTACCAACTCGGTGCGCGGCTTCGAGGACAACACCCTTGGCCCGCGTTCGGAAGCGATCAATGGTTACTCGAACGGCCAGCCGCTGGGTGGTTCGTTGAAGACCGTCGGGTCGGTGGAAGCCTATTTCCCGCGCCTGTTCGACAGCCCGTCGGCACGCGTGTCGGCCTTCCTCGACTTCGGCAACGTCTACAACGGCGTGGATAACTTCAAGGCCAACGAACTGCGCGTGTCCACCGGTGTGGCCCTGCTGTGGCGCGCCCCGGTCGGCCCGATCTCGATCAGCTATGCGTTCCCGCTGAAGAAGAAGGACGGCGACGAAATCGAACGCCTGCAGTTCACCTTCGGTGGGCAGTTCTGA
- the pyrH gene encoding UMP kinase: MSKLAYRRILLKLSGEALMGDEDYGIDPKIINRLAREVIEAQQAGAEVALVIGGGNIFRGAGLAAGGMDRVTGDQMGMLATVINALAMQDALEKLGAKARVMSAIKINDVCEDYIRRRAIRHLEKGRLVIFAAGVGSPFFTTDSGAALRAIEIGADLLLKATKVDGVYDKDPNKHSDAVRFDSLSYDEVIRRGLEVMDTAAFALARDSDLPMRVFDMGQPGELLKILGGANIGTLVQGRDPA; this comes from the coding sequence ATGTCCAAGCTCGCCTATCGCCGCATCCTTCTGAAACTGTCCGGGGAGGCGCTGATGGGAGACGAGGACTACGGCATCGACCCGAAGATCATCAACCGCCTGGCCCGTGAAGTGATCGAGGCCCAGCAGGCGGGCGCCGAAGTGGCGCTGGTGATCGGCGGCGGCAACATCTTCCGCGGCGCCGGCCTGGCCGCAGGCGGCATGGACCGCGTCACCGGCGACCAGATGGGCATGCTGGCCACGGTCATCAACGCGCTGGCCATGCAGGACGCGCTGGAGAAGCTCGGCGCCAAGGCCCGCGTGATGAGCGCCATCAAGATCAATGACGTGTGCGAGGACTACATCCGCCGCCGCGCCATCCGCCACCTGGAAAAGGGCCGCCTGGTGATCTTCGCCGCCGGCGTCGGCAGCCCGTTCTTCACCACCGATTCGGGCGCCGCGCTGCGTGCGATCGAGATCGGCGCAGACCTGCTGCTGAAGGCCACCAAGGTCGATGGCGTGTACGACAAGGACCCCAACAAGCACAGCGATGCGGTCCGCTTCGACAGCCTGAGCTACGACGAAGTGATCCGTCGCGGCCTGGAAGTGATGGATACGGCCGCCTTCGCGCTGGCCCGTGACAGCGACCTGCCGATGCGCGTGTTCGACATGGGCCAGCCGGGCGAACTGCTGAAGATCCTGGGTGGCGCCAACATCGGCACCCTGGTCCAGGGCCGCGACCCGGCCTGA
- the rseP gene encoding RIP metalloprotease RseP: MTDFIGSVWWMIVSLGLLVTFHEFGHYAVGRLCGVKVLRFSVGFGRPLWSRRDRHGTEFAIAALPLGGYVKFLDEREVEVHPHERGQAFNHKTVWQRIAIVAAGPIANLLLCILLLWAMFVIGKQDYSATIGRTTGIAASAGLAGGDRVLRVDDRDVVTLGDASMALTAAAMDRRDVTLRVLDSSDQVRDRTLPLSQLPAGFDERRVPSLAGLQWQAWLQPAQVDSLTADSAVAGLLQPGDLIVAIDGQRIDGADQVSAQIQELGRRGGPGMIEVLRGGERLALEVTPRQGKDGQGKPVWQIGVGFSGTFSPAYDTLMRYGPLDAVTVAVRETGRLASDSLGMMARIVTGKASLQNVSGPVTIARVANVSAKRGLDWFLQFLALLSLSLCIINLLPIPILDGGHLLYYLIELVKGSPLSERAIAAGQYIGLALLAGLMGLAFYNDILGLVPR; encoded by the coding sequence ATGACTGACTTCATCGGATCGGTCTGGTGGATGATCGTCAGCCTCGGGCTGCTGGTCACCTTCCACGAGTTCGGGCACTACGCGGTGGGCCGGCTCTGTGGGGTCAAGGTGCTGCGCTTCTCGGTGGGCTTCGGCCGCCCGCTGTGGTCGCGCCGCGACAGGCACGGCACCGAATTCGCCATCGCCGCCCTGCCTCTGGGCGGGTATGTGAAGTTCCTCGACGAGCGCGAGGTCGAGGTACACCCCCATGAGCGGGGGCAGGCCTTCAACCACAAGACGGTCTGGCAGCGCATCGCCATTGTTGCCGCCGGCCCGATCGCCAACCTGCTGCTGTGCATCCTGCTGCTGTGGGCGATGTTCGTCATCGGCAAGCAGGATTACTCGGCCACCATCGGCCGCACGACCGGCATCGCCGCCAGCGCCGGCCTGGCCGGTGGCGACCGCGTGCTGCGCGTGGACGACCGTGACGTCGTCACCCTGGGCGATGCCAGCATGGCGCTGACGGCGGCCGCGATGGACCGGCGCGACGTCACCCTGCGCGTGCTGGACAGCAGCGACCAGGTCCGCGATCGCACGTTGCCGCTGTCGCAGCTGCCTGCCGGCTTCGATGAACGGCGGGTGCCAAGCCTGGCGGGCCTGCAGTGGCAGGCATGGCTGCAGCCGGCGCAGGTGGACAGCCTGACCGCCGATTCGGCCGTGGCCGGCCTGCTGCAGCCTGGCGACCTGATCGTCGCCATCGACGGCCAGCGCATCGACGGCGCAGACCAGGTCAGCGCACAGATCCAGGAACTGGGCCGCCGCGGCGGTCCGGGCATGATTGAAGTGCTGCGCGGCGGCGAGCGCCTGGCGCTGGAAGTCACCCCGCGGCAGGGCAAGGACGGCCAGGGCAAGCCGGTCTGGCAGATCGGCGTCGGCTTCTCGGGCACCTTCAGCCCTGCCTACGACACCCTGATGCGCTACGGCCCGCTTGATGCGGTCACCGTCGCCGTGCGCGAAACCGGCCGCCTGGCCTCCGATTCGCTGGGCATGATGGCCCGCATCGTCACCGGCAAGGCCTCGCTGCAGAACGTTTCCGGCCCGGTCACCATCGCCCGCGTGGCCAATGTTTCAGCCAAACGCGGCCTCGACTGGTTCCTGCAGTTCCTCGCGCTGCTGTCGCTGAGCCTGTGCATCATCAACCTGCTGCCCATTCCCATCTTGGACGGCGGGCACCTGCTGTATTACCTTATCGAGTTGGTCAAGGGCAGCCCGCTGAGCGAGCGTGCCATCGCCGCAGGTCAATACATCGGCCTGGCGTTGCTGGCCGGGCTGATGGGGCTGGCGTTCTACAACGACATCCTCGGCCTGGTCCCGCGATGA
- a CDS encoding 1-deoxy-D-xylulose-5-phosphate reductoisomerase yields MDAVADLRRVAVFGATGSIGASTLDVIARHPQRYQATVLAAGRQVEALLELCRQHRPAHAVIADDSLYATLRDGLRDAGLATEAHAGAAALDQLAASDACDTVVAAIVGAAGLSSTLAAAAAGKRILLANKESLVLAGELLTRTAERAGAEIIPIDSEHSAIFQCLRSRDASLDGAGVRRILLTASGGPFRGRRRAELEQVTPAQAVAHPKWSMGPKISVDSATLMNKGLEVIEAHHLFKVPGERIEVLVHPQSLVHSLVEFVDGSTLAQLGLPDMRTTLAVGLGWPQRIESGVSGLDLLAQGRLDFEAPDTEAFPCLALAWQAMQAGGTAPAVLNAANEEAVSAFLQGRIGFLSIPALVANALSTLPTEAADTLDGLLSADKRARQLTLNAIDAA; encoded by the coding sequence ATGGATGCTGTTGCAGACCTGCGCCGGGTCGCCGTGTTCGGCGCCACCGGCTCGATTGGCGCCTCCACGCTGGACGTGATCGCACGCCACCCGCAGCGCTACCAGGCGACCGTGCTTGCCGCCGGCCGCCAGGTGGAGGCCCTGCTGGAACTGTGCCGCCAGCACCGCCCCGCGCATGCGGTCATCGCCGATGACAGCCTGTACGCCACCCTGCGCGATGGGCTGCGCGACGCCGGCCTGGCCACCGAGGCCCATGCCGGTGCCGCGGCGCTGGACCAGCTGGCTGCCAGCGATGCCTGCGACACCGTGGTGGCCGCCATCGTCGGGGCAGCCGGGCTGTCCTCGACCCTGGCCGCCGCCGCCGCCGGCAAGCGCATCCTGCTGGCCAACAAGGAATCGCTGGTGCTGGCCGGCGAACTGCTGACCCGCACCGCCGAGCGTGCCGGCGCCGAGATCATCCCGATCGACAGCGAGCACAGCGCGATCTTCCAGTGCCTGCGCTCGCGCGATGCCAGCCTGGACGGAGCCGGCGTGCGCCGGATCCTGCTGACCGCCTCCGGCGGTCCGTTCCGGGGCCGCCGCCGCGCCGAGCTGGAACAGGTCACCCCGGCCCAGGCCGTTGCCCACCCGAAGTGGTCCATGGGCCCGAAGATCTCGGTCGATTCGGCGACGTTGATGAACAAGGGCCTGGAAGTCATCGAGGCCCACCACCTGTTCAAGGTGCCCGGCGAGCGCATCGAGGTGCTGGTGCATCCGCAGAGCCTGGTGCATTCGCTGGTCGAGTTCGTTGACGGCTCGACCCTGGCCCAGCTGGGCCTGCCGGACATGCGTACTACCCTGGCGGTCGGCCTGGGCTGGCCGCAGCGTATCGAGTCCGGCGTGTCCGGGCTGGACCTGCTGGCCCAGGGACGCCTCGATTTTGAAGCCCCGGATACTGAAGCGTTCCCCTGCCTGGCGCTGGCCTGGCAGGCCATGCAGGCCGGCGGTACCGCACCGGCGGTGCTGAATGCCGCCAATGAAGAGGCTGTTTCAGCGTTTCTTCAGGGCAGGATCGGTTTCCTGAGCATTCCCGCGCTGGTTGCTAACGCTCTTTCAACACTGCCGACCGAAGCAGCCGATACACTGGACGGCCTGTTGTCCGCCGACAAGCGGGCCCGCCAGTTGACCCTCAACGCCATCGACGCCGCCTGA
- the lpxD gene encoding UDP-3-O-(3-hydroxymyristoyl)glucosamine N-acyltransferase: MNTPTYTAQQLADQFGLQVHGDPTTTIGGVATLAHAGAGQLTFLANPRYRAQLADSQAGIVVLRAEDAEAAPGTALVAKDPYTTFAKIGALFDIAPTRPPGIHPSAVIDPQAQVAASAHIGPFVTIGARSVVGENCIIGAGSIIGEDCTLDSGCELIARVTLVTRVKLGKRVRIHPGAVLGADGFGLAMDAGKWIKVPQLGGVRIGDDCEIGANTCVDRGALEDTVLAEDVRLDNLVQIAHNVQIGAHSAIAGCTGIAGSAKIGRYCLLGGAVGVVGHLEICDKVVITGKSVVRNSIAEPGEYSSGTPLTDNRTWRKNAARFKQLDALARRILSVSKEKE, from the coding sequence GTGAATACTCCTACCTACACCGCCCAGCAACTCGCCGATCAGTTCGGCCTGCAGGTCCATGGCGACCCCACCACCACCATCGGTGGCGTGGCAACCCTCGCCCATGCCGGTGCCGGCCAGCTGACCTTCCTTGCCAACCCGCGCTACCGCGCCCAGCTGGCCGACAGCCAGGCCGGGATCGTGGTGCTGCGCGCTGAAGATGCCGAGGCCGCGCCCGGCACCGCCCTGGTCGCCAAGGACCCCTACACCACCTTTGCCAAGATCGGTGCGCTGTTCGACATCGCCCCGACCCGCCCGCCCGGCATCCACCCCAGCGCGGTCATCGACCCGCAGGCCCAGGTGGCCGCCAGCGCGCATATCGGCCCGTTCGTCACCATCGGTGCCCGCAGCGTGGTCGGCGAGAACTGCATCATCGGCGCCGGCAGCATCATCGGCGAAGACTGCACCCTCGATTCCGGCTGCGAGCTGATTGCCCGCGTCACCCTGGTGACCCGCGTGAAGCTCGGCAAGCGCGTGCGCATCCATCCCGGTGCCGTGCTCGGCGCCGATGGCTTCGGCCTGGCGATGGACGCCGGCAAGTGGATCAAGGTGCCGCAGCTGGGTGGCGTGCGCATCGGCGATGACTGCGAGATCGGCGCCAATACCTGCGTCGACCGCGGTGCGCTGGAAGACACCGTGCTGGCCGAAGACGTGCGCCTGGACAACCTGGTGCAGATCGCGCACAACGTGCAGATCGGCGCGCACTCGGCCATCGCCGGCTGCACCGGCATTGCCGGCAGCGCCAAGATCGGCCGTTACTGCCTGCTCGGCGGCGCCGTCGGCGTCGTCGGCCACCTGGAAATCTGCGACAAGGTCGTGATCACCGGCAAGTCGGTGGTCCGCAACTCCATTGCCGAGCCGGGCGAGTATTCGTCCGGAACACCCCTGACCGACAACCGCACGTGGCGCAAGAACGCCGCGCGCTTCAAGCAGCTTGATGCACTGGCCCGTCGCATCCTGTCTGTGAGCAAGGAGAAAGAATGA